In Trachemys scripta elegans isolate TJP31775 chromosome 13, CAS_Tse_1.0, whole genome shotgun sequence, the sequence GGTTTTGAAAGTtcctgattgttttttttttttttcccccctagtaGAAAGGAAGAGGCAGTTTTTGAAAGGTTGAGCATAGTTCATCCTGTTTTCTAAAACTGAAAAGTGGGGGATATATTTGCAAGGCGTGACACTTTTTCAATatattgcatttcatttttttttaaacttccccatTTGGCAGATGGGTTCCTTCTTCGTAATAGCATGAGTAATTTGCGGGAGGGCAAACACTGAATAGAGGCTGCCTATTGCGATCAGCAGATTTAATGTACATACAGCTACATACTTCAGAAAAGATAAATCAAGGACCACAGCAACAATGTTTAATAAACTACCACCACCATAGCCACTAGATCAAATGCATTTTCTCAAATACCTTCAAATAAGCATCAGCTACTTCTTTGTGAAAAGCAATAACAATCAACCTATTTCGGGGAATGAAgtggtgtttgctttttctctctctccacagtaCTTTCATCTCGAATAACAAACCTATTGAGAGACAGCGCGAGAGATTCCTGATGCTACAAATACCAGGGCGCAAGGGTGGCATCAATAATCTTTTTAAACACAACTGAACGGTTCATGCTGCAGAAGTACCAGACGTACATGAGGCGTCCTGGGAGCAGCCGGCCATGCAGAGGCTGCGATTAGCCATTAGTGGATGTAGCAATTGCTTCCGCTGGCGCTTCCAGGTACAAAACCCGAGGCCAGATTGAGCGCCCCTGGTACACTGAAGGCCTAGGAGAGGCCGGATCCATAACGATTTCAATAACCACATGGCCCATCTCCGGTAGCTCCGAGCTCTAAGATTTAGGTATAAGACTCGAGCCGCATTGAGCTTCCCGGATCCCAACACGTCGCATTTCCGCTGCTGTAATGTTTTGCTTCCTGTATGAGCCCACTTCCGCTACTGTATTAAGCACTGAGCAATGCATTGAGCAACCAAGCTTGGCAAAGTACTGCCCCAGAAGCCTTCCAGCGTGGCCCTTAAAGACACAGTGCACTCTAATAATGCTCCTGTTTTACAAGTTTATTTCTTATGTTTTGGCAGATGCTCATTCATTCAAGAAGGTCGTTGCATAAAAAATTCTGCTTACGTTAAAAACACCAACAGAGGCTATTCAAACTAAgagctaagtatcagggggtagccctgttagtctgtatctacaaaaagaacaaggagtctggtggcaccttaaagactaacagatttatttgggcatatgctgTTCACCCTGCCTGGAGCTTCTTTACTTTTTTGCAACTTAGgctggacaatgaaaataaattaatcagtttcatttttgttgctagtCAATTACAATTCTAGTTTTCTTACAGGCGCAACAGTGCGGCAATGTTTCGATTGCAGGGCCTGCAGGGAACCTATCTGCGTTTGTTTCCAAGTCACTTGTTAAGTTGTTCCCCATCTGCTAATGGAACCTATATACAGAACCTGATAAATGGTGAACGCAGTGCAGTTGCAGGAAGTTGGCGCTAGGCGGGAGGGGGTTGTTTATACAGGAGATGGAGGGTTGtaggaagttgggggggggggggctggagagtgggagggggttaGCTATACACGGGAGGGGGGCTGGAATGTTGCAGGGGTTGTTTATATAGGAAGTGGAGTTGGATCTATGGGGGGCTGAAGGGGGTAGCTATACAGAGGTGGGGTTCTGGAGAGTTGGGGGGGTTAGCTATACAGGGATGGGGGTCTGGAGAGTTGCGGGGTTAGCTATACAGGAGGTGGAGGGTTGTGGGAAGCTGGATTTGTGGGACAGGAAGGCTAGAGAGTGGAAGGGGTTAGCTATACAGGAGTGGAGGTCTGGAGGCGAGGTGGTATGAAGTTGGCTCTATGGGGATGGAGAGTGGGGGTTTATACAGAAGGTGGAGGGTTGTGGGAAGCTGGCTCTGCCGggggggagctggagagggggtgAGCTATACAGGGATTGGGgtctggatagggtgaccagacagcaagtgtgaaaaatcaggacagggtgtggTAATAGGCACCTCGAAATCCCATGAAGCCTTTATAGCACTTGCAATCATGGAATTTGTCATCACTTTGTTATTCTTTGTGCTATTCTTGCCAAAACTAGATAAAAAGATAAAATTCTTATTTTGGCCTTTAGCTGTAAGTATTGATTTGTATCTTTTACAataggtaataggcacctatataagaaaaagacccaaaaatcagtactgtccctataaaatcgggacatctggtcaccctaggtctggAGGCGGGGTTGTATGAAGTTGGCTctatggggatgggggggctggagagtgggagggggttaGCTATacaggggtgggggtctggaggcGGGGTTGCATAAAGTTGGCTCTATGGGGATGTGGGggctggagagtgggagggggttaGCTGTACAGGAGGTGGAGGGTTGTGGGAAGCTGGctctgcggggtggggctggagagtgggaggggattAGCTAtacaggggtggggctggagagtgggagggggtagCTATacaggggtgggggtctggaggcagggttGTATGAAGTTGGCTctatggggatgggggggctggagagtgggagggggttaGCTATacaggggtgggggtctggaggcGGGGTTGCATGAAGTTGGCTCTATGGGGATGTGGGggctggagagtgggagggggttaGCTGTACAGGAGGTGGAGGGTTGTGGGAAGCTGGctctgcggggtggggctggagagtgggaggggattAGCTATACAGGGGTGGGGCTGGNNNNNNNNNNNNNNNNNNNNNNNNNNNNNNNNNNNNNNNNNNNNNNNNNNNNNNNNNNNNNNNNNNNNNNNNNNNNNNNNNNNNNNNNNNNNNNNNNNNNNNNNNNNNNNNNNNNNNNNNNNNNNNNNNNNNNNNNNNNNNNNNNNNNNNNNNNNNNNNNNNNNNNNNNNNNNNNNNNNNNNNNNNNNNNNNNNNNNNNNNNNNNNNNNNNNNNNNNNNNNNNNNNNNNNNNNNNNNNNNNNNNNNNNNNNNNNNNNNNNNNNNNNNNNNNNNNNNNNNNNNNNNNNNNNNNNNNNNNNNNNNNNNNNNNNNNNNNNNNNNNNNNNNNNNNNNNNNNNNNNNNNNNNNNNNNNNNNNNNNNNNNNNNNNNNNNNNNNNNNNNNNNNNNNNNNNNNNNNNNNNNNNNNNNNNNNNNNNNNNNNNNNNNNNNNNNNNNNNNNNNNNNNNNNNNNNNNNNNNNNNNNNNNNNNNNNNNNNNNNNNNNNNNNNNNNNNNNNNNNNNNNNNNNNNNNNNNNNNNNNNNNNNNNNNNNNNNNNNNNNNNNNNNNNNNNNNNNNNNNNNNNNNNNNNNNNNNNNNNNNNNNNNNNNNNNNNNNNNNNNNNNNNNNNNNNNNNNNNNNNNNNNNNNNNNNNNNNNNNNNNNNNNNNNNNNNNNNNNNNNNNNNNNNNNNNNNNNNNNNNNNNNNNNNNNNNNNNNNNNNNNNNNNNNNNNNNNNNNNNNNNNNNNNNNNNNNNNNNNNNNNNNNNNNNNNNNNNNNNNNNNNNNNNNNNNNNNNNNNNNNNNNNNNNNNNNNNNNNNNNNNNNNNNNNNNNNNNNNNNNNNNNNNNNNNNNNNNNNNNNNNNNNNNNNNNNNNNNNNNNNNNNNNNNNNNNNNNNNNNNNNNNNNNNNNNNNNNNNNNNNNNNNNNNNNNNNNNNNNNNNNNNNNNNNNNNNNNNNNNNNNNNNNNNNNNNNNNNNNNNNNNNNNNNNNNNNNNNNNNNNNNNNNNNNNNNNNNNNNNNNNNNNNNNNNNNNNNNNNNNNNNNNNNNNNNNNNNNNNNNNNNNNNNNNNNNNNNNNNNNNNNNNNNNNNNNNNNNNNNNNNNNNNNNNNNNNNNNNNNNNNNNNNNNNNNNNNNNNNNNNNNNNNNNNNNNNNNNNNNNNNNNNNNNNNNNNNNNNNNNNNNNNNNNNNNNNNNNNNNNNNNNNNNNNNNNNNNNNNNNNNNNNNNNNNNNNNNNNNNNNNNNNNNNNNNNNNNNNNNNNNNNNNNNNNNNNNNNNNNNNNNNNNNNNNNNNNNNNNNNNNNNNNNNNNNNNNNNNNNNNNNNNNNNNNNNNNNNNNNNNNNNNNNNNNNNNNNNNNNNNNNNNNNNNNNNNNNNNNNNNNNNNNNNNNNNNNNNNNNNNNNNNNNNNNNNNNNNNNNNNNNNNNNNNNNNNNNNNNNNNNNNNNNNNNNNNNNNNNNNNNNNNNNNNNNNNNNNNNNNNNNNNNNNNNNNNNNNNNNNNNNNNNNNNNNNNNNNNNNNNNNNNNNNNNNNNNNNNNNNNNNNNNNNNNNNNNNNNNNNNNNNNNNNNNNNNNNNNNNNNNNNNNNNNNNNNNNNNNNNNNNNNNNNNNNNNNNNNNNNNNNNNNNNNNNNNNNNNNNNNNNNNNNNNNNNNNNNNNNNNNNNNNNNNNNNNNNNNNNNNNNNNNNNNNNNNNNNNNNNNNNNNNNNNNNNNNNNNNNNNNNNNNNNNNNNNNNNNNNNNNNNNNNNNNNNNNNNNNNNNNNNNNNNNNNNNNNNNNNNNNNNNNNNNNNNNNNNNNNNNNNNNNNNNNNNNNNNNNNNNNNNNNNNNNNNNNNNNNNNNNNNNNNNNNNNNNNNNNNNNNNNNNNNNNNNNNNNNNNNNNNNNNNNNNNNNNNNNNNNNNNNNNNNNNNNNNNNNNNNNNNNNNNNNNNNNNNNNNNNNNNNNNNNNNNNNNNNNNNNNNNNNNNNNNNNNNNNNNNNNNNNNNNNNNNNNNNNNNNNNNNNNNNNNNNNNNNNNNNNNNNNNNNNNNNNNNNNNNNNNNNNNNNNNNNNNNNNNNNNNNNNNNNNNNNNNNNNNNNNNNNNNNNNNNNNNNNNNNNNNNNNNNNNNNNNNNNNNNNNNNNNNNNNNNNNNNNNNNNNNNNNNNNNNNNNNNNNNNNNNNNNNNNNNNNNNNNNNNNNNNNNNNNNNNNNNNNNNNNNNNNNNNNNNNNNNNNNNNNNNNNNNNNNNNNNNNNNNNNNNNNNNNNNNNNNNNNNNNNNNNNNNNNNNNNNNNNNNNNNNNNNNNNNNNNNNNNNNNNNNNNNNNNNNNNNNNNNNNNNNNNNNNNNNNNNNNNNNNNNNNNNNNNNNNNNNNNNNNNNNNNNNNNNNNNNNNNNNNNNNNNNNNNNNNNNNNNNNNNNNNNNNNNNNNNNNNNNNNNNNNNNNNNNNNNNNNNNNNNNNNNNNNNNNNNNNNNNNNNNNNNNNNNNNNNNNNNNNNNNNNNNNNNNNNNNNNNNNNNNNNNNNNNNNNNNNNNNNNNNNNNNNNNNNNNNNNNNNNNNNNNNNNNNNNNNNNNNNNNNNNNNNNNNNNNNNNNNNNNNNNNNNNNNNNNNNNNNNNNNNNNNNNNNNNNNNNNNNNNNNNNNNNNNNNNNNNNNNNNNNNNNNNNNNNNNNNNNNNNNNNNNNNNNNNNNNNNNNNNNNNNNNNNNNNNNNNNNNNNNNNNNNNNNNNNNNNNNNNNNNNNNNNNNNNNNNNNNNNNNNNNNNNNNNNNNNNNNNNNNNNNNNNNNNNNNNNNNNNNNNNNNNNNNNNNNNNNNNNNNNNNNNNNNNNNNNNNNNNNNNNNNNNNNNNNNNNNNNNNNNNNNNNNNNNNNNNNNNNNNNNNNNNNNNNNNNNNNNNNNNNNNNNNNNNNNNNNNNNNNNNNNNNNNNNNNNNNNNNNNNNNNNNNNNNNNNNNNNNNNNNNNNNNNNNNNNNNNNNNNNNNNNNNNNNNNNNNNNNNNNNNNNNNNNNNNNNNNNNNNNNNNNNNNNNNNNNNNNNNNNNNNNNNNNNNNNNNNNNNNNNNNNNNNNNNNNNNNNNNNNNNNNNNNNNNNNNNNNNNNNNNNNNNNNNNNNNNNNNNNNNNNNNNNNNNNNNNNNNNNNNNNNNNNNNNNNNNNNNNNNNNNNNNNNNNNNNNNNNNNNNNNNNNNNNNNNNNNNNNNNNNNNNNNNNNNNNNNNNNNNNNNNNNNNNNNNNNNNNNNNNNNNNNNNNNNNNNNNNNNNNNNNNNNNNNNNNNNNNNNNNNNNNNNNNNNNNNNNNNNNNNNNNNNNNNNNNNNNNNNNNNNNNNNNNNNNNNNNNNNNNNNNNNNNNNNNNNNNNNNNNNNNNNNNNNNNNNNNNNNNNNNNNNNNNNNNNNNNNNNNNNNNNNNNNNNNNNNNNNNNNNNNNNNNNNNNNNNNNNNNNNNNNNNNNNNNNNNNNNNNNNNNNNNNNNNNNNNNNNNNNNNNNNNNNNNNNNNNNNNNNNNNNNNNNNNNNNNNNNNNNNNNNNNNNNNNNNNNNNNNNNNNNNNNNNNNNNNNNNNNNNNNNNNNNNNNNNNNNNNNNNNNNNNNNNNNNNNNNNNNNNNNNNNNNNNNNNNNNNNNNNNNNNNNNNNNNNNNNNNNNNNNNNNNNNNNNNNNNNNNNNNNNNNNNNNNNNNNNNNNNNNNNNNNNNNNNNNNNNNNNNNNNNNNNNNNNNNNNNNNNNNNNNNNNNNNNNNNNNNNNNNNNNNNNNNNNNNNNNNNNNNNNNNNNNNNNNNNNNNNNNNNNNNNNNNNNNNNNNNNNNNNNNNNNNNNNNNNNNNNNNNNNNNNNNNNNNNNNNNNNNNNNNNNNNNNNNNNNNNNNNNNNNNNNNNNNNNNNNNNNNNNNNNNNNNNNNNNNNNNNNNNNNNNNNNNNNNNNNNNNNNNNNNNNNNNNNNNNNNNNNNNNNNNNNNNNNNNNNNNNNNNNNNNNNNNNNNNNNNNNNNNNNNNNNNNNNNNNNNNNNNNNNNNNNNNNNNNNNNNNNNNNNNNNNNNNNNNNNNNNNNNNNNNNNNNNNNNNNNNNNNNNNNNNNNNNNNNNNNNNNNNNNNNNNNNNNNNNNNNNNNNNNNNNNNNNNNNNNNNNNNNNNNNNNNNNNNNNNNNNNNNNNNNNNNNNNNNNNNNNNNNNNNNNNNNNNNNNNNNNNNNNNNNNNNNNNNNNNNNNNNNNNNNNNNNNNNNNNNNNNNNNNNNNNNNNNNNNNNNNNNNNNNNNNNNNNNNNNNNNNNNNNNNNNNNNNNNNNNNNNNNNNNNNNNNNNNNNNNNNNNNNNNNNNNNNNNNNNNNNNNNNNNNNNNNNNNNNNNNNNNNNNNNNNNNNTAATATTTGTTACATGAGAATGATaactaaatatttaaacatttaagcCATCTCAATTTTAATGgtctaatttattattaatactaTAAATTCCCCTACTTACTCCTCCAACCAGAGTCCCAGTCGTGGTCTTGATTATTATTGCACACAGGCACACAATGATAAAGAACAAAACTGCAATCAATGAGTTGAAAATATCCTGAAAATGTATTATAAAACATAATTAACTTTCATTAAAGTACATGGCTAACAAATACTGAAATGTGAATACTTGTAGCATATAGCAGTCTTATTTTACTCCTTGAAGGAAGtcagtgaaaacaaaatatatttgtcaaGTTGAAAAACATTAAACGATTGCAAATATTCCCAACATTATTATTACCTGCCaagaaacaaaatctttttgCCACTGAAATGGGATTAAGGTAATGTCCAAATCTGATCTAGAGTGACACCAAGTGGCATGATGCTAAAAATTGCATTCCTGAAATAATCCCCTTtgtctgagccctggtctacactatgaatttACGTCTGGGTGTTTTAttcatttgatatttttcagagtagcagctgtgttagtctgtatctgcaaaaagaacaggagtacttgtggcaccttagagactaacaaatttattagagcataagcttttgtggactacagcccacttcttcgggtatgcatccgaagaagtgggctgtagtccacgaaagcttatgctctaataaatttgttagtctctaaggtgccacaagtactcctgttctttttgcagatacagactaacacagctgctactctgaaaaatatcaaatgaaTAAAACACCCAGACGTaaattcatagtgtagaccagggctcagacaAAGGGGATTATTTCAGGAATGCAATTTTTAGCATCATGCCACTTGGTGTCACTCTAGATCAGATTTGGACATTACCTTAATCCCATTTCAGTGGcaaaaagattttgtttcttGGCAGGTAATAATAATGTTGGGAATATTTGCAATTGTTTAATGTTTTTCAACttgacaaatatattttgttttcactgaCTTCCTTCAAGGAGTAAAATAAGACTGCTATATGCTACAAGTATTCACATTTCAGTATTTGTTAGCCATGTACTTTAATGAAAGTTAATTATGTTTTATAATACATTTTCAGGATATTTTCAACTCATTGATTGCAGTTTTGTTCTTTATCATTGTGTGCCTGTGTGCAATAATAATCAAGACCACGACTGGGACTCTGGTTGGAGGAGTAAGTAGGGGAATTTAtagtattaataataaattagacCATTAAAATTGAGATGgcttaaatgtttaaatatttagttATCATTCTCATGTAACAAATATTACTGTTCTTTTTTCCTCAAAATAAATCTGTCCTAATTTTTGACACTTTAAAATATGTCAAACAATAAAAACCGGAACTCACACTGTAACTTCTTCATACATACAGCTATGAGCCATAGTGTGCAAAGCTGTCATTTTGTTCCAGTGCTGACAACTGAAGCAAATTAAAAGAGCTTTTACAAATATTCCAAAATAAGTGACTGACTGTGCTGGATTAAACATTGTCTCCTGTGTGAGCAATTTCTAGAATTTAAAGTTGAGTTAAAAGCTATAGCAGGAGAAaacactgcacatattcaggatAAAAAGATTGAGGACTTATTATTGGCTGCCACAATGCAGGAGATTTAAAGCCAAGCCTAATAAAACTGATATTTGGGCAAAATGAATAAGGATATTAAGATTGccaggaggaagagaagcagattctctctccccaccccttacaCACTTGAGAAATTGGTTTTACAAATCTGGATTTAGTCATGTCTGAAGACCCAGTTCATCCTATAATGAGCAGGTCATTTACTAAAACAACAAACTCCCATTCGAAAATAAATGAAATCTTCACTACTACACTTAAGACAAGTAATGCATTTTAGCAGCAACCATGTCACAGAAAGGTGGTGCACTTAAGAAAACACACCAGATTCTTTTCAGAACTGAGTCCAGGCACTCAAGCCAAGTGATAAACACTGGAAATAGTAAAGGATAGTTTCCTCCTGGGTGACAGCTAAGACGCAGTCATTCTTTTTCTATCTAACAGAGAATGACCATGTCAAAGAAATCTTGGGGGAGTGAACATtctgaagaaaaactgaaaaaggcCCAAATTGCATAATATAAATAATGGTTGTGCACGACTTGCTAAGAGTGAACTATTAGAGCAATTGAAAAAGGTTCTTGGATTGTTTTGTCTTTGAGAACATGAGAACCTGTAATTTTTAGTCAGAAGTGTTTAACTTGTTTCTCTGGCATTTGCTTTCCAAATGTCTCTCATGATTAaatataaagggccagattcttagctgatGTTAATTAGCATAGCTAGTTACCAATTTTAACCATCTGAAGTTCTTGTCTACATTCAAGAAAGAGGAATGAGGTAAATTATTGTCTCCTTCAGATAATGTTCACCAATGATTTATTATTACTAAATTACTATTATTTTGAAACTGTTCATATTGTGTAGCAAATAGCATTGAGTTGAAAAGTTAGAATTCTAGATGACAAATATGTTTTAGAATGCATCTCGTTTAAACTGCATTTGCTAAATTACCTTCACTAACATAAATGTTAGACATCCCGTGTGTTATCATTTGATAAAGGAACATATGAGTAAAGAGTCAGTACTTCTCCCCTCCTTCCAAGTACAAATGGAGGACTGTCACAAAGAAATGAGTAATAAGCAAATAAAGTGTAAAAGCAGAGCAAATCTTAATATATAGCTTTACAGATTATCACATTTAGCTAATTTATTTGCAAAAGAATacttagtttttttgtttttgctaaagATGACgacaaaacagtttttaaagcaTGCTTGTGATCATGGTCCATTCCAGTGTTTATAACTAAAATTAGAGAAAATACTGCCACTCAAAGAACAGATTATCTAGAAGTGATTTATGTAACTTTGTAGTTTAGCACACAAAGCATCTAACAGGACTTCAAGTGATACTGAGAATACATGTGCCCCTAGCTGGAGAAGTAATTTCCAGCTCGAGTAGATGTATGTGCATTAGCTGTGAGACCACTGTTGTAGCCACAGTGGTACAAGCTGTGGCataggctagctgcccaagtacctAGGATCTGGCGGGATCGTTCTTGGGATGGCTAGTCCATcacactgtccacaccggtgcagCTACACTATTGTTAGCATGCTAGCACACGTATGCTACACCTCTAGCTCAAGTATAGATGTGGTCTTAAAT encodes:
- the CKLF gene encoding chemokine-like factor, coding for MFRLQGLQGTYLRLFPSHLLSCSPSANGTYIQNLINGERSAVAGNSKCEKSGQGVVIGTSKSHEAFIALAIMEFVITLLFFVLFLPKLDKKIKFLFWPLADIFNSLIAVLFFIIVCLCAIIIKTTTGTLVGGVFGLLLVVLCIADSVLLFKKITFNKPRGRNVITR